CCTGAAATTTTATTCGACTTTTTAGGCTTACTTGCCAATGTATTGTTTGTGATGGCTGTGTACATGAACAAGCAACACGAATGTGATGAAATTGTCTTTACCTCAAAATCATATCCAATGAAAAAGAAAAAGGAGCAAAACAATGAACTTTAAAATGAAATGGGTTGCACCTGTTGCAGCAGCACTACTTTTAGCAGCATGTGGAGCAGACGAAGAAAAAGCATCAAAAGATCCAGTTAAGCAAACTGAGGCAGATGGTCCCTACACAGTTGTAGATGACCGCGGTATTGAAGTAACTTTCGAGGAAGTACCAGAAACAATCGTATCATTACAGCCAAGTAATACAGAAATTTTATTTGAATTAGGTGTCGGTGCTCAAATTGTTGGTGCAACAGACTATGATACATATCCAGAAGCGGCACAAAAAATCGAACGTGTTTCTACGTCAACAGTCATTAACGCAGAACGTATCGTTGAGTTAAATCCAGACGTAGTCGTAGCTTACACAGCCGGTGATGAGGCACAAATTGCACAGTTAGAAGACACGGGCTTAAAGGTGTTTGTCATCGCTTCAGCTACATCATTTGACGATGTCTACACAGATATCATTCAGCTTTCTGAAGTAATGGGCGTTGAGGAAAAGGGAAATGAAGTCGTAGCAGACATTAAAGGACAAATTGCAGCAGTTCAAGAGAAAACAAATACTGTAGATGCAAAGAAAAAAGTGTACTATGAAGTATCACCAGCTCCAGACATTTGGACAACTGGTAGCGATACATTCCAACAAGAAATTATGAATACAGCCGGTGTTGAAAATATTTTCGCAGACCAAAATAGCTGGTTAAGCGTAACAGAAGAAGATGTAATTACACGTAATCCAGAAGTAATTATTACTCCAGCAACTTATATGGAAAATGCAGTGGATGAAATTTTAGGTCGTGCAGGCTGGGATCAAATTCAGGCAGTTTCAGATAAGGCTGTTGTGTTAGTAGATGGAGATGTTATGTCTCGCCCGGGGCCACGTATAGGTGAAGCGGTAGAAATTATGGCAGAAGCCGTATACCCAGAATTATTTAAATAGGCTTATAATAATAGAACATGCCTGATTGTAGGTGTGTTCTTTTAATTATTTGCAAAGGTGGACTACAATGATCTTTATAACTGGCGGAGTACGTAGTGGTAAAAGTGCCTATGCCGAGCAACGTGCCCTAGCTTTGGGGGACGAAAAACATTATTACTATTTTGCAACGGGTGCCGCGTTTGACGAAGAAATGAAAAAGCGAATTATACGACATCAGCAAGATCGCATACAGCAAGAAATCAAATGGACAACAGTGGAAATGCAAGTGGAAATACCTCAACAAATCAATCAATTATCATCTAATGATGTTGTATTATTTGAATGTGTTACGACATGGCTTTCAAATGTGCTCTATTTAAGTGAACAGCAAAAAAATCGTAGCGAATATATCAATAACTGCATCGAATCCCTACAAAAGCAATTGCAAAATTGGCAAGTACAAGGTGCTACAATAATAGTTGTATCGAATGAAGTATTAGACGAGCTGCCTTCAAAATATGAGGAAGTGAATTTATATCGCAAGTTGTTAGGAAACTTGCATCAATGGCTTGTGCAGCATAGCCATGAAGCTTATGAAGTACAGTTTCAACTTGTACAACGATGGAAATAGGGGGTGAGCAGGTTGAAAAATGCAAGTCAAGGTTTCTTATTAGCGTGGCAGTTTTTTTCTTTCATACCGATAAAAAAGCAATTAGATATGAATAAAAGCTCGATTACGTGGATGTATGCGAGTTTACCGCTCGTTGGTTTAGTAATTGGTGCAATGATAAGCTGTGGTGCGTATTTACTTGTTAGCTATAGCGATATATCCAATTTATTATTGTCGATTTTACTTGTAATTGGCATGGTTATTTTTACTGGTGGGTTACATTTAGATGGCTTTATCGATATGTGTGATGCCTTTTTTTCATATGGTGATAAAGATAAGCGATTGCAAGTGCTAGATGATCCTCGCACAGGCGCTTTTGGTGTGTTAGGGATTGTATCATTACTTTTGTTGAAGCTTGGTTTTGTTTATGAAACACTAGCACAAGGGCAGCTAGCAATGCTTGTGTATATTGTCATTATTCCATATATTGCGCGCATCGGGATGCTTGTGTATTTTGTAACAATGAATACGTCGAAACAAACAGGTTTAGCCGCCTATTTTAAAGAGCAGGTAGTAAGAAAGCAGCTCATTATTTATAGTGCAGTGCTGTTTACACTACTGAGTGCGGCGCTGATATATACTGGGATTTATAGCTTCTTTATTTTAGTAGCCATAATGCTAGCTGTAGTTGTAATTTACCGTAAATGGTCGTATCGGAATTTTGGGGGTATGAGTGGTGATTTACTCGGTGCATTAGGTGAAAGCTTGGAGGTTGTTTTATGGCTAACAGTGTTACTGTGCATTTAATTCGGCATGAAAAAACGGATGCTAATATAAAGCGCAAATATATCGGCTGGACGGATGAGCCAATTGTTGAAAATGTAAATATGAGACCGATTTTGCAGCCAGACATTGTCTATGGTAGTGATTTAATGCGCTGTGAACAAACTGCCAATCGCTATTTCCCGCAGGCAAAATTTAAAGCATACCAAAGTTTACGTGAGCTTCATTTTGGCGACTTTGAAATGAAGACGTATGAAGAATTACAACATAATAAAATGTATCGTGCATGGATTGATGATCCGTACAATGTAACACCGCCAAATGGTGAAAGCTTTGAACAATTTAAGCAGAGAGTAGTTCAGACGTTTATGCAAATCGTTGAAGCGCAACAAGACTACACTTTCATTGTGCATGGTGGCGTTATTCGAATACTTCTTTCGCAATTTGGACTTAAAGAAAAAACATTTCAACAAGTGATGGCCAATCATCGGACCATTTATACGTTACAATGGGCAACACTTGAGGATTTTATAGGAGGTACGAAATGCACGTCATACTCGGAGGCGCACATAACGGGAAACGTGCGTATGTAGAAAGAGAAATCTTAAAATTCAAACAAAGAGATACAGTGTTTTTTGAAGGGATAATACCCGATTCATCGTATGAAAATGCAGGAAAAGTACTTGTTATTAGTGAATTTGAAAAAATCATTGCACCTTTTTTAAATCAACCCGAACAAATTATTGCGCAGGAAATATTTGAGCAAATTGAACATCTGGCACAAAATAATTTATTGTACTGTATATGTACTGATACGAGCCGTGGTATTGTACCAATAGAGAAAGAGGCACGTCAATTACGAGATACATGTGGACGTTTGTATCAATTACTATGTGCGCACGCCGACGCAGTAACGCGCGTATGGTATGGAATTCCTCAGCAACTAAAAGGAGATAGTTATGGAGAAAAATAAATTACGACTAATTATTTTAACGGCTTTAATTGCCGCAATTTGTGTGATTGGCAGCATGATTAAAGTGCCAGTAGGAATGATTACAACTGCGGCACTTGATTCGGCCCCGGCTTTTATTAGCGCGGTTTTTTTACCACCTGTTTTTGCAGGAGCAGCAGGTGCGTTTGGACATATTGCAACAGGGTTAACTTCAGGATTTCCACTTGGCGTATTTCATGTTTTAATTGCGATTGAGATGTTTGTTATTGTAGCTGTTTTTGCCTGGTTACATCGAAAAGAGTATCACTTTTTGAAATGGGTTTTTGCGATTGTAGCGAATGGCATTATTTCACCGTTACCGTTTTATTTCTTAATTTCGCCAGCGTTTTATATCGGTGCATTGCCTTCATTATTCATTGCGACTGTAATCAATGTTGCGATTGCGGCGGTTGTCATGCCAGTTCTTAAAACCGTAATTCATCGTGTTGGGGTGAATGCATGAGAAATGCAATTGAAGTGAATGATTTCATCGTGACGATTGATAATTCGGGCTGTATTGGTAGTAAAGATTTGGACGCAGTGCACGTACCAGACGAAATTACTGCCTATTTCACTGCGCGTACAGCAATATTAGAACAGCTTTGTGCAGGCGCTAAGCCAATTCAATTATTAATGGCCAATTTTTCGGGTGATGAGGTTTGGGCAAGTTACGAACAGGGCTTTCAACGTGCCTTTGACGAAATGAAGCTTGCCATGCCACCGCTTACTGGTTCGAGTGAGTCCAATTTTCAAGCGCTACAATCGGCCGTGTCTTTAACGATTATTGGTCAGAAAAAATTTCAACGCACGATACAAGACTGTGCATTTTTTGTTGTAGGCGAGCCACTTGTTGGAAATGATGTGTTAGCTAATCCAAATAAAGTAGCAAAATTACATGAGCTTTATGAGGGCTTAGTAGATGAAACCATTGCAGCAATTTGGCCAACTGGGTCGAAGGGTATTGCAACGGAAATCGAACGCTTTATCGGCAATGGCTATACAAGTAATGTGGAGTTACATACTTCTGCTGGGCCATCCTGTGCAGTACTAGTCGCGGTACAATACCAAAATATACAGTCATTTAAAGAGAAAATCTCTGCGCCAATATATGAAATTACTGCTCTAAAAAAATATTTTGAATAAATATTACAAAATTATAAATTTTCTAAAAATAAAGTGGTATGATAGAGTGTATCAATCTATTTTTAGTTAAGGAGCATGAACAATGACAACGTATCAAATTTCAACGAAGTTAATAACAAATAAAAAAGAGAAAACGCCTGCTGATCAGCTTGGCTTTGGTCAAGTATTTACAGATCATATGTTTGTGATGGACTATGTGGAAGGGCAAGGCTGGGTAAACCCAACAATTACCGCATATGCTCCAATCGAATTAAGCCCGGCTGCAATGGTATTCCATTATGGTCAAGCGGTATTTGAAGGCTTAAAGGCATATTTGACAGAAGATGGGGAAGTACAATTATTCCGTCCAGACCGCAATTTCAAACGCTTAAATGATTCAAATGCGCGCCTATGTATCCCAGCAATTGACGAGGAACTAGCATTACATGCGTTAAAAGAATTAATTCGTGTGGATCGTGAATGGGTTCCTTCTTCACCAGGTACATCACTATATATTCGTCCATTTATTATTGCGACTGAGCCATATTTAGGCGTAAATCCTGCAAAGAACTATAAATTTATGATTATTATGTCGCCGGTAGGCTCTTATTATAAAGAAGGCATTAATCCGGTGAAAATTTTAGTAGAGCAGCATTATGTACGCGCTGTAGTAGGTGGTACAGGTGAAGCAAAAACAGCAGGTAACTATGCGTC
This portion of the Solibacillus daqui genome encodes:
- a CDS encoding ABC transporter substrate-binding protein, whose translation is MNFKMKWVAPVAAALLLAACGADEEKASKDPVKQTEADGPYTVVDDRGIEVTFEEVPETIVSLQPSNTEILFELGVGAQIVGATDYDTYPEAAQKIERVSTSTVINAERIVELNPDVVVAYTAGDEAQIAQLEDTGLKVFVIASATSFDDVYTDIIQLSEVMGVEEKGNEVVADIKGQIAAVQEKTNTVDAKKKVYYEVSPAPDIWTTGSDTFQQEIMNTAGVENIFADQNSWLSVTEEDVITRNPEVIITPATYMENAVDEILGRAGWDQIQAVSDKAVVLVDGDVMSRPGPRIGEAVEIMAEAVYPELFK
- a CDS encoding bifunctional adenosylcobinamide kinase/adenosylcobinamide-phosphate guanylyltransferase, translated to MIFITGGVRSGKSAYAEQRALALGDEKHYYYFATGAAFDEEMKKRIIRHQQDRIQQEIKWTTVEMQVEIPQQINQLSSNDVVLFECVTTWLSNVLYLSEQQKNRSEYINNCIESLQKQLQNWQVQGATIIVVSNEVLDELPSKYEEVNLYRKLLGNLHQWLVQHSHEAYEVQFQLVQRWK
- the cobS gene encoding adenosylcobinamide-GDP ribazoletransferase, with the protein product MSRLKNASQGFLLAWQFFSFIPIKKQLDMNKSSITWMYASLPLVGLVIGAMISCGAYLLVSYSDISNLLLSILLVIGMVIFTGGLHLDGFIDMCDAFFSYGDKDKRLQVLDDPRTGAFGVLGIVSLLLLKLGFVYETLAQGQLAMLVYIVIIPYIARIGMLVYFVTMNTSKQTGLAAYFKEQVVRKQLIIYSAVLFTLLSAALIYTGIYSFFILVAIMLAVVVIYRKWSYRNFGGMSGDLLGALGESLEVVLWLTVLLCI
- a CDS encoding histidine phosphatase family protein encodes the protein MANSVTVHLIRHEKTDANIKRKYIGWTDEPIVENVNMRPILQPDIVYGSDLMRCEQTANRYFPQAKFKAYQSLRELHFGDFEMKTYEELQHNKMYRAWIDDPYNVTPPNGESFEQFKQRVVQTFMQIVEAQQDYTFIVHGGVIRILLSQFGLKEKTFQQVMANHRTIYTLQWATLEDFIGGTKCTSYSEAHITGNVRM
- a CDS encoding bifunctional adenosylcobinamide kinase/adenosylcobinamide-phosphate guanylyltransferase; protein product: MHVILGGAHNGKRAYVEREILKFKQRDTVFFEGIIPDSSYENAGKVLVISEFEKIIAPFLNQPEQIIAQEIFEQIEHLAQNNLLYCICTDTSRGIVPIEKEARQLRDTCGRLYQLLCAHADAVTRVWYGIPQQLKGDSYGEK
- a CDS encoding ECF transporter S component, producing the protein MEKNKLRLIILTALIAAICVIGSMIKVPVGMITTAALDSAPAFISAVFLPPVFAGAAGAFGHIATGLTSGFPLGVFHVLIAIEMFVIVAVFAWLHRKEYHFLKWVFAIVANGIISPLPFYFLISPAFYIGALPSLFIATVINVAIAAVVMPVLKTVIHRVGVNA
- a CDS encoding branched-chain amino acid aminotransferase; amino-acid sequence: MTTYQISTKLITNKKEKTPADQLGFGQVFTDHMFVMDYVEGQGWVNPTITAYAPIELSPAAMVFHYGQAVFEGLKAYLTEDGEVQLFRPDRNFKRLNDSNARLCIPAIDEELALHALKELIRVDREWVPSSPGTSLYIRPFIIATEPYLGVNPAKNYKFMIIMSPVGSYYKEGINPVKILVEQHYVRAVVGGTGEAKTAGNYASSLKGSELAAQQGYSQTLWLDGKENKYVEEVGSMNIFFKIDGKVITPALNGSILPGITRDSMIQVLKSKNIPVEERAIAFEEVLTAAKNGTLEEVFGTGTAAVISPVGELKWLDEIIAINDGQIGEVTQMLYDTLLGIQYGTLEDPFGWTIKL